Proteins from a genomic interval of Arthrobacter sp. CAN_C5:
- a CDS encoding PH domain-containing protein, with the protein MSRPNDAASPVVFKPRFGKWFASLTWVLAGIGIVLSVFSDGVEGLVSAWPLLALAYFGWLLFWYPSVVVADDAVTLNNPVRSISVPWAALIHVDTKFALTLVTVRGSHTAWAAPAPGVWGTHRGKPEHVQGLPESSYGPAQSIRPGDLKNTDSGAAAFLVRTHWATLVDGGLIDADATETTTVTSRFHWIAIGCAVALIAANVIAFSMV; encoded by the coding sequence GGTTTGCGTCCCTGACCTGGGTGCTGGCGGGGATCGGCATTGTGCTGTCGGTCTTCAGCGATGGCGTCGAGGGCCTGGTGTCCGCGTGGCCCCTGCTCGCCCTGGCCTACTTTGGCTGGTTGCTGTTCTGGTATCCCTCGGTGGTTGTTGCCGACGATGCTGTCACGCTGAATAACCCGGTGCGGTCCATCTCCGTCCCGTGGGCGGCGCTCATCCATGTCGACACAAAGTTCGCGCTCACCCTGGTCACCGTCCGTGGCAGCCATACCGCGTGGGCAGCACCGGCGCCCGGGGTGTGGGGCACGCACCGGGGGAAGCCCGAGCATGTCCAGGGGCTCCCCGAATCCAGTTACGGTCCTGCCCAGTCGATCCGGCCGGGAGACCTGAAGAACACCGACTCGGGTGCGGCAGCCTTCCTGGTGCGAACCCACTGGGCGACGCTCGTCGACGGCGGCCTGATTGACGCTGACGCCACTGAAACGACCACTGTGACGTCCCGCTTCCACTGGATTGCTATCGGTTGCGCTGTTGCACTGATCGCCGCCAATGTGATCGCCTTCTCCATGGTCTAA